The following are encoded together in the Bacillus sp. NP157 genome:
- a CDS encoding DUF4124 domain-containing protein — translation MPPAALPVIRAVFLLILLLATLPVAAQTTIHRCIGKDGRPVFSDQPCNLVGATSVMPPAPASSSAAAPGASPSTGLLCAKDMATLRIAVATAFTTRDANRIGGLTLWTGYGSGGAVENIRTLEGVVRQTLLSLEGDETDGIDAVTRPTGDGSTRHVHFGVVKDSGCLWLRPPT, via the coding sequence ATGCCCCCAGCCGCCCTTCCCGTGATCCGTGCCGTCTTCCTGCTCATCCTGTTGCTCGCGACCCTTCCGGTCGCCGCGCAGACGACGATCCACCGCTGCATCGGCAAGGACGGCCGGCCGGTCTTTTCCGACCAGCCGTGCAATCTCGTCGGGGCCACGTCGGTGATGCCGCCCGCCCCGGCCAGCTCCAGCGCGGCCGCGCCGGGCGCCTCGCCCAGCACGGGCCTGCTCTGCGCCAAGGACATGGCGACCCTGCGCATCGCGGTGGCCACCGCCTTCACCACCCGCGACGCGAACCGCATCGGCGGGCTCACCCTCTGGACCGGCTACGGCAGCGGGGGTGCGGTGGAGAACATTCGCACGCTCGAGGGCGTGGTCAGGCAAACCCTGCTCTCCCTGGAAGGCGACGAAACGGACGGGATCGACGCGGTCACCCGACCGACCGGAGATGGCTCGACCCGGCACGTGCACTTCGGCGTGGTGAAGGACTCGGGCTGCCTGTGGTTGCGGCCGCCGACGTAA
- a CDS encoding branched-chain amino acid transaminase, whose amino-acid sequence MSQNYPEWIWQNGQVKAWRDATAHVMSHALHYGSSVFEGIRSYETPDGAAIFRLTDHLKRLYLSAKIYDMVLPYTIDELADACRTVISKNEQSAAYLRPVAYRGLGGFGLSAETPIDVAVASWPMGPYLGPEALENGIDACVSSWQRFAPNTIPAGAKAGGNYLSGQLIAREARRLGFGEGIALASTGLLSEGAGENLFLVFDGALHTTPASASILTGITRHTLITLAREEGIEVIERDLPREYLYLADEILMCGTAAEVTPIRSVDSKQVGTGKAGPITRRLQDLYFGLFSGKTQDRWGWLEPV is encoded by the coding sequence ATGTCGCAGAACTACCCCGAATGGATCTGGCAGAACGGCCAGGTGAAGGCCTGGCGCGATGCCACGGCACATGTCATGTCGCATGCCCTGCATTACGGCTCGTCCGTTTTCGAAGGCATCCGCAGCTATGAGACGCCGGATGGCGCCGCGATCTTCCGCCTGACCGATCATCTCAAGCGCCTGTACCTGTCCGCAAAGATTTACGACATGGTGCTGCCGTACACGATCGACGAGCTGGCCGACGCCTGCCGCACCGTGATCAGTAAAAACGAGCAGAGCGCCGCTTACCTGCGCCCGGTCGCCTATCGTGGCCTCGGCGGCTTCGGTCTCTCGGCCGAGACACCGATCGACGTGGCCGTGGCCAGCTGGCCGATGGGTCCGTACCTCGGGCCCGAGGCGCTGGAAAACGGCATCGACGCCTGCGTGTCGAGCTGGCAGCGGTTCGCCCCGAATACGATCCCGGCCGGTGCGAAGGCCGGCGGTAACTACCTTTCCGGCCAGCTGATCGCGCGTGAAGCGCGCCGTCTCGGCTTCGGCGAGGGCATTGCGCTGGCCTCCACCGGCCTGCTCAGCGAAGGCGCGGGCGAGAACCTGTTCCTCGTTTTCGATGGCGCCCTGCATACCACCCCGGCGAGCGCGTCCATCCTCACCGGCATCACCCGCCATACCCTGATCACGCTGGCGCGCGAGGAAGGCATCGAGGTCATCGAACGCGACCTGCCGCGCGAGTACCTATACCTCGCCGACGAGATCCTGATGTGCGGCACTGCCGCCGAGGTCACCCCGATCCGCTCGGTCGACAGCAAGCAGGTCGGCACCGGCAAGGCCGGCCCGATCACCCGTCGCCTGCAGGACCTGTACTTCGGCCTGTTCAGCGGCAAGACGCAGGATCGCTGGGGCTGGCTCGAGCCGGTCTAA
- a CDS encoding DUF2846 domain-containing protein has protein sequence MIRKHFAATAALAIAFTLAGCAPVHRVDRATSDKAKVFVPLTDKAVVYIYRNTILGAAISLGIDVDQTTVGSTGPDSFFKLALAPGKHTITSRGENTATLDIDVKAGQRYYVWQDVKIGFFIARTGLHQVSDAEGEKEVRSLKLLRTDVAAFRMPEDNAGDAHTPVPAPAADSIAAVPAAPTAAVAAAATPAPADDATAAPAATAVPATSAATAAEPTLAPAPGGIAALDDRVSKPMFVAAQDIASKHQCERLLHVRSVGGTDARFYSACPGTSTPIEIACHGAACSEAAPKG, from the coding sequence ATGATTCGCAAGCACTTCGCCGCCACCGCGGCGTTGGCGATCGCGTTCACGCTCGCCGGCTGCGCGCCGGTCCATCGCGTCGATCGCGCCACCAGCGACAAGGCCAAGGTCTTCGTACCGCTCACCGACAAGGCGGTCGTCTACATCTACCGCAACACCATCCTCGGCGCTGCCATTAGCCTCGGCATCGACGTGGACCAGACCACCGTCGGCTCCACCGGCCCGGACAGCTTCTTCAAACTGGCCCTCGCGCCGGGCAAGCACACCATCACCTCGCGCGGCGAGAACACCGCCACGCTCGACATCGACGTGAAGGCCGGCCAGCGCTATTACGTGTGGCAGGACGTGAAGATCGGTTTCTTCATCGCGCGCACCGGGCTGCACCAGGTGAGCGACGCCGAAGGCGAGAAGGAAGTTCGTTCGCTCAAACTGCTGCGCACGGACGTTGCTGCGTTCCGCATGCCGGAAGACAACGCGGGTGATGCGCACACGCCCGTGCCGGCGCCTGCCGCTGATTCGATCGCGGCCGTGCCGGCGGCACCGACCGCTGCCGTGGCTGCCGCTGCCACGCCTGCGCCCGCGGACGACGCGACAGCCGCGCCTGCCGCCACTGCCGTGCCGGCGACGTCTGCTGCGACGGCAGCGGAGCCGACGCTTGCACCTGCACCGGGCGGGATCGCCGCGCTGGACGATCGCGTCAGCAAGCCAATGTTCGTCGCGGCGCAGGACATCGCCTCGAAGCACCAGTGCGAGCGGCTGCTGCATGTGCGTAGCGTCGGCGGCACGGATGCACGCTTCTACAGCGCCTGCCCGGGTACCAGCACGCCGATCGAGATTGCGTGCCATGGTGCGGCGTGTAGCGAGGCTGCGCCGAAGGGGTGA
- a CDS encoding esterase-like activity of phytase family protein, which translates to MRALLGGLIATCLAGSAAAQSLEVRQPDIATTPLPRSVVVGGTTYVDQGLVAAGVLPAGTIDFLGDTLGSFSSLAIEPGSWKREGDTYTGVLWTLPDRGRNDPEHNVFFDYAGRVNRIRFSMTVSQDAVARVGLVPDGGIELKDFAGKPFTGAEPAAGTLNQHGVVLPSPASGIGAGKISLDAESLQFIPGGGFYIGDEYAANVYRFDAKGKLVGILVPPKAARPVGTDGKPYFTSLKPPVSGRRNNQGVEGMALSPDGTRLFVMLQSAVLQDSAGTEGSSRANTRVFVYDVSHDRTPARPIGHYVVTLPVYDDRGAGGAPNRTAAQSEIRVLDNHRFLMLTRDGSGWGADGGKPIVFKSIVVVDTQGATNLAGTPYETGTESVVGQGGALRDTIHPATWKPLVNLLDPADLARAGLSLEAGHAGLAQLSEKWEAMDLLPVLDPAHPDDWFLLVGNDNDFIAKHCVMEGQACDSPIDNDNRILVYRLTLPGMRSSTAPHH; encoded by the coding sequence ATGCGCGCGCTGCTCGGGGGACTCATCGCGACGTGCCTGGCAGGGAGCGCCGCGGCGCAGTCCCTCGAGGTGCGCCAGCCCGACATCGCCACCACGCCGTTGCCGCGCAGCGTCGTGGTGGGTGGTACGACGTATGTCGACCAGGGCCTCGTCGCCGCCGGCGTGTTGCCGGCAGGGACGATTGATTTCCTCGGCGACACCTTGGGGTCGTTCTCGTCATTGGCGATCGAGCCGGGCTCGTGGAAGCGCGAAGGCGACACGTATACCGGCGTGTTGTGGACGTTGCCGGATCGTGGCCGTAACGATCCGGAGCACAATGTGTTCTTCGATTATGCGGGGCGGGTGAATCGGATTCGGTTTTCGATGACGGTTTCGCAGGATGCGGTCGCGCGGGTTGGGCTGGTGCCGGATGGTGGGATCGAGCTGAAGGATTTCGCCGGCAAGCCGTTCACGGGCGCCGAGCCGGCGGCGGGCACGCTCAACCAGCACGGTGTCGTGCTGCCGTCGCCGGCCAGCGGCATCGGCGCAGGCAAGATCTCGCTGGACGCCGAATCGCTGCAGTTCATCCCTGGCGGTGGCTTCTACATCGGTGACGAATACGCCGCCAACGTCTATCGCTTCGATGCGAAGGGCAAGCTGGTCGGCATCCTCGTGCCGCCGAAGGCTGCACGTCCGGTAGGCACCGACGGCAAGCCGTATTTCACCTCTTTGAAGCCGCCGGTGAGTGGCCGTCGCAACAACCAGGGCGTCGAAGGCATGGCCCTGTCGCCGGATGGCACGCGCCTGTTCGTGATGTTGCAGAGCGCCGTATTGCAGGACTCGGCGGGCACGGAGGGATCGTCCCGCGCCAACACGCGCGTGTTCGTCTATGACGTCTCGCACGACAGGACGCCCGCCAGGCCCATCGGCCACTACGTGGTCACCTTGCCGGTCTATGACGATCGCGGTGCCGGTGGCGCGCCGAACCGCACGGCGGCGCAAAGCGAAATCCGCGTGCTCGATAACCATCGCTTCCTGATGCTGACCCGCGACGGCAGCGGCTGGGGTGCGGACGGTGGCAAGCCCATCGTGTTCAAGAGCATCGTGGTGGTCGATACGCAGGGCGCGACCAACCTCGCCGGCACGCCGTACGAAACCGGTACCGAATCGGTCGTGGGGCAGGGCGGTGCGTTGCGCGACACGATCCATCCGGCGACGTGGAAGCCGCTGGTAAACCTGCTCGATCCTGCCGACCTCGCCCGGGCCGGACTGTCGCTCGAAGCGGGGCACGCCGGGCTCGCCCAGCTCTCCGAGAAGTGGGAAGCGATGGACCTGCTGCCGGTGCTCGACCCGGCGCATCCGGATGACTGGTTCCTGCTCGTGGGCAACGACAACGACTTCATCGCGAAGCACTGCGTGATGGAAGGCCAGGCGTGTGATTCGCCGATCGACAACGACAACCGCATCCTCGTGTACCGGCTGACCTTGCCGGGCATGCGTTCCAGCACCGCTCCCCACCATTGA
- a CDS encoding TonB-dependent receptor codes for MFKQTVLAVALAMALSSVAVAAEPDTTATDTTSTTAAGKREKAQDLDAVSVIGTGESRQVQRSRPQDQKSLPPGTSLQKVLNTLPGVNAQSVDALGSNEQSMTLSLRGFSGTRLGYTLDGMPLGDSAYNNYNGLSINRALISENFAGAELSEGIGNLGTPSTSNLGGTIAYSSGDPLKKMGGRVVQTFGSDQNRRTFARFDTGEYNGFSMYLSGARTESDLWNHQSAYNKSTTKQFNGKAVWDFDWARITGFADTSRTSQADYFYLSKSEMARGLGWDWGGSAPDWNKAIGKAYCNAATFNAARCDRSGADTDADGAFTAGQILRNDDLYYLAGDFFPSDTVTIHAMAYHHEDAGEGHNWNSGTYSYPGTPQQLPIIFRNTLYTINRSGALLSAGWDIANQHIEGGVWYEHNISSASRYSSYVTGPRDLSAPIDATPDLGVFDQRTVWNTRQAFLQDTMHFLDERLTVDVGVKSPHVTSDATALPGDAVKPIPANSNNQFATGKLSASKALLPQAGVRYKLDDTQEVFASFSKNIAMFQGGFKLGPQAVSQATWDSQGSLKPEKSRSLEAGYRIETGSIAASAAAYTVRFDNRLLQYNPCDSRSPVGPNCGNRFYNVGGVDSHGVELTFVWTPVDSVRWFNSASYNRSTYASDYTQAGVVQHTKGKIQTDTPTKMFATQIDWNQGPWFASLRGKYTGKRYYTYTNDRGFGGFTLWDVSGGYDFGPAWFARDIRLSVNVTNLGDKRYASNFDSSVFAPSDPTGTIYVFHASAPRQYFANLDVRF; via the coding sequence TTGTTCAAGCAGACTGTCCTGGCCGTGGCGCTCGCCATGGCCCTGTCTTCCGTCGCCGTGGCGGCCGAACCCGATACCACCGCCACCGATACGACCAGCACGACGGCCGCAGGCAAGCGTGAAAAAGCGCAGGATCTCGACGCGGTTTCCGTGATCGGCACCGGCGAATCGCGCCAGGTGCAGCGCTCGCGTCCGCAGGACCAGAAGTCGCTGCCGCCCGGCACCAGCCTGCAAAAAGTGCTCAACACGCTGCCTGGCGTGAACGCACAGTCGGTCGATGCACTGGGTTCGAACGAACAGTCCATGACGCTGAGCCTGCGCGGCTTCAGCGGCACGCGCCTTGGCTACACGCTCGACGGCATGCCGCTCGGCGACAGCGCTTACAACAACTACAACGGCCTTTCGATCAATCGCGCGCTGATCTCGGAAAACTTCGCGGGCGCGGAACTCTCCGAAGGCATCGGCAACCTCGGTACGCCGTCCACCAGCAACCTCGGCGGTACGATTGCCTACAGCTCGGGCGACCCGTTGAAAAAAATGGGTGGCCGCGTGGTGCAGACCTTCGGCAGCGACCAGAACCGGCGCACCTTCGCCCGCTTCGATACGGGCGAGTACAACGGCTTCTCGATGTACCTCTCGGGCGCACGCACCGAATCCGACCTGTGGAACCACCAGTCGGCGTACAACAAGTCCACCACCAAGCAGTTCAACGGCAAGGCCGTGTGGGACTTCGACTGGGCTCGCATCACCGGCTTCGCCGACACCTCGCGCACCTCGCAGGCCGACTATTTCTACCTGTCGAAGAGCGAGATGGCGCGCGGCCTTGGTTGGGACTGGGGCGGCTCGGCCCCGGACTGGAACAAGGCGATCGGCAAGGCCTACTGCAACGCGGCGACCTTCAACGCGGCGCGTTGCGACCGCAGCGGTGCCGACACCGACGCGGATGGCGCGTTCACCGCCGGCCAGATCCTGCGTAACGATGACCTCTACTATCTCGCCGGCGATTTCTTCCCTAGCGACACGGTGACCATCCACGCGATGGCCTACCACCACGAAGACGCGGGCGAAGGCCACAACTGGAACAGCGGCACCTACTCGTACCCGGGTACGCCACAGCAGCTGCCGATTATCTTCCGCAACACTCTGTACACCATCAACCGTAGCGGCGCGTTGCTGTCGGCCGGGTGGGACATCGCCAACCAGCACATCGAAGGCGGCGTCTGGTACGAGCACAACATCTCGTCCGCATCGCGCTACAGCAGCTACGTGACCGGCCCGCGCGACCTAAGCGCGCCGATCGACGCCACGCCCGACCTTGGCGTGTTCGACCAGCGCACGGTGTGGAACACGCGCCAGGCTTTCCTGCAGGACACGATGCACTTCCTGGATGAGCGCCTCACCGTCGACGTGGGCGTGAAGAGCCCCCACGTGACGTCGGACGCGACCGCGCTTCCGGGCGATGCGGTGAAGCCGATCCCGGCAAACTCGAACAACCAGTTCGCGACCGGCAAGCTCAGTGCCAGCAAGGCCTTGCTGCCGCAGGCCGGCGTGCGCTACAAGCTCGACGATACACAGGAGGTATTCGCCAGCTTCTCCAAGAACATCGCGATGTTCCAGGGTGGCTTCAAGCTTGGTCCGCAGGCCGTCAGCCAGGCGACGTGGGACTCGCAGGGTTCGCTCAAGCCCGAGAAGTCGCGCAGTCTGGAAGCCGGCTATCGCATCGAGACCGGTTCGATCGCCGCGTCCGCGGCTGCCTACACCGTGCGCTTCGACAATCGCCTGCTGCAGTACAACCCCTGCGACTCGCGCAGCCCGGTGGGCCCGAACTGCGGTAACCGCTTCTACAACGTCGGCGGCGTCGACAGCCATGGCGTGGAACTGACCTTCGTCTGGACGCCGGTGGACAGCGTGCGCTGGTTCAACTCGGCCTCCTACAACCGCTCGACCTATGCCAGCGACTACACCCAGGCCGGCGTGGTCCAGCACACCAAGGGTAAGATCCAGACCGACACGCCGACCAAGATGTTCGCGACGCAGATCGACTGGAACCAGGGCCCGTGGTTCGCCTCGCTGCGCGGCAAGTACACCGGCAAGCGCTACTACACCTACACCAACGATCGCGGCTTCGGCGGCTTCACCCTGTGGGACGTGAGCGGCGGTTACGACTTCGGTCCGGCCTGGTTCGCCAGGGATATCCGCCTGTCGGTCAACGTCACCAACCTGGGCGACAAGCGCTACGCCAGCAACTTCGATTCCAGCGTGTTCGCACCGAGCGATCCGACCGGCACGATCTACGTATTCCATGCGTCGGCGCCGCGCCAGTACTTCGCCAACCTCGACGTCCGCTTCTGA
- a CDS encoding HAMP domain-containing histidine kinase, which produces MRSRRKLRFRLVVTFTLFGFGLSALFAFAALNIRTRVEEQLINSALQDEVDSLNQKVRNNQPISFEILKGATLSDRTIYKAPLSWQNLDTGVHDIFEDDKDGKRHHYKVAVRRQDGIISFLQFDVSRDELGKRQLLTSVIAAVFLFGLLSLVLGVWLSSRVLRPVTDLARRLRDFRRAGKAEALAPHFADDEIGELAVALDEYATRLTAVVERDREFNSDVSHELRTPLAVIASTTELLQGSPDLTDKLRERLKRIERASRQATELIEALLLLSRAERRGPTRGEVTDVARVASDVIESQRPQMGGKPIDIELISDGSVTVNAPASVLSVALTNLIGNAIKYTMEGMVTVRVLDGRIDVIDTGPGIKPEDAEKLFQRGIRGESATGGGAGLGLAIVRRLCELYGWDVSLRPRPEMAGAISTIDFR; this is translated from the coding sequence ATGCGGTCCCGACGTAAGCTCCGCTTCCGCCTGGTCGTCACGTTCACGCTGTTTGGGTTCGGCCTGAGTGCGCTTTTCGCATTCGCCGCGCTCAACATCCGCACGCGCGTCGAAGAGCAACTGATCAACTCGGCCTTGCAGGACGAGGTGGATTCGCTCAACCAGAAGGTGCGCAACAACCAGCCGATCTCGTTCGAGATCCTCAAGGGCGCGACGCTCAGCGACCGCACGATCTACAAGGCCCCGTTGTCCTGGCAGAACCTGGACACGGGCGTCCATGACATCTTCGAAGACGACAAGGACGGCAAGCGCCACCATTACAAGGTGGCGGTGCGGCGGCAGGACGGCATCATCAGCTTCCTGCAGTTCGATGTATCGCGCGACGAGCTTGGCAAGCGCCAGCTGCTGACCAGCGTGATCGCGGCCGTGTTCCTGTTTGGCCTGCTGTCGCTGGTGCTGGGTGTGTGGCTGTCGTCGCGCGTACTGCGTCCGGTGACCGACCTGGCCCGCCGCCTGCGCGATTTCCGTCGTGCCGGCAAGGCCGAAGCGCTGGCGCCACACTTCGCCGACGACGAAATCGGCGAGCTGGCCGTTGCGCTCGACGAGTACGCCACGCGCCTCACCGCCGTGGTCGAGCGCGATCGCGAATTCAACTCCGACGTCAGCCACGAGCTGCGCACGCCGTTGGCGGTGATCGCGAGCACGACCGAATTGCTGCAAGGGTCGCCCGACCTCACCGACAAGCTGCGTGAGCGACTCAAGCGCATCGAGCGCGCGTCGCGCCAGGCGACCGAGCTGATCGAAGCGCTGTTGCTGCTGTCGCGTGCGGAACGTCGTGGTCCCACGCGCGGCGAGGTGACCGACGTCGCCAGGGTCGCCAGCGACGTGATCGAGAGCCAGCGTCCGCAGATGGGCGGCAAGCCGATCGACATCGAGTTGATCTCGGATGGCTCGGTGACGGTCAATGCACCCGCGTCGGTGCTGTCGGTGGCACTCACCAACCTGATCGGCAATGCCATCAAGTACACGATGGAAGGCATGGTCACCGTGCGCGTGTTGGATGGTCGCATCGACGTGATCGACACCGGCCCGGGCATCAAGCCGGAAGACGCCGAGAAGCTGTTCCAGCGTGGCATCCGCGGGGAAAGCGCGACAGGCGGCGGTGCAGGCCTGGGCCTGGCGATCGTGCGCCGCCTGTGCGAACTGTACGGATGGGACGTGTCGCTGCGGCCGCGTCCGGAAATGGCCGGCGCCATTTCCACCATCGATTTCCGATAA
- a CDS encoding response regulator transcription factor has product MRVLVIEDNTDIATNIGDYLEDRGHVVDFAGDGVTGLHLAVVHDFDVIVLDLTLPGMDGLDVAKKLRHEAHKQTPVLMLTARDSLEHKLTGFESGADDYMTKPFALQELAARLEVLARRGKGPQSRVLKVDGLTYNLDTLTVTREGKSIQLNPIGLKLLQALMEASPSVVTRQDLEQRVWGEELPDSDSLRVHIHGLRAAIDKPFEKPLIHTRHGIGYRMVDPDAVPT; this is encoded by the coding sequence ATGCGCGTCCTGGTCATCGAAGACAACACCGACATCGCCACCAACATCGGGGACTACCTCGAAGACCGTGGCCACGTAGTCGATTTCGCCGGTGACGGTGTCACTGGCCTGCACCTGGCCGTCGTCCACGATTTCGACGTGATCGTGCTCGACCTCACCCTGCCGGGGATGGACGGGCTCGACGTGGCAAAGAAGCTGCGCCACGAGGCCCACAAGCAGACCCCGGTGCTCATGCTCACCGCCCGCGACTCGCTGGAGCACAAGCTCACCGGCTTCGAGTCCGGCGCGGACGACTACATGACCAAGCCGTTCGCCCTGCAGGAACTGGCCGCCCGCCTCGAAGTGCTGGCGCGCCGTGGCAAGGGCCCGCAGAGCCGCGTGCTCAAGGTCGATGGCCTGACCTACAACCTGGATACGCTGACCGTCACCCGCGAGGGCAAGTCGATCCAGCTCAACCCGATCGGCCTGAAACTGCTCCAGGCGCTGATGGAGGCCAGCCCGTCCGTGGTGACGCGGCAGGACCTCGAACAGCGCGTGTGGGGCGAAGAACTGCCGGATTCCGATTCGCTGCGCGTGCATATCCATGGCCTGCGCGCCGCCATCGACAAACCCTTCGAGAAGCCGTTGATCCATACGCGCCACGGCATCGGATATCGCATGGTCGATCCGGATGCGGTCCCGACGTAA
- the rimK gene encoding 30S ribosomal protein S6--L-glutamate ligase: MKIAILSRNARLYSTQRLVEAARKRKHTVKVLDPLRCYMSIGPHAFAIHFKGKPLGPLDCVIPRIGASSTFYGTAVLRQLELMGVMTPNPSDAVLRARDKLRSLQLLAARGIGMPVTAFGDNPDDTSDLLAMLGDPPHIIKLNEGTQGAGVVLAEKRSASQSVIEAFRGLYANFLVQEFIREANGSDLRCFVVGNEVVAAMQRSSAPGEFRANLHRGGLAASVELSDEERRVAIEAASALGLEVAGVDLLRSSRGPLLLEVNASPGLEGIEGSTGVDVAGAIIAHCEARLAARPATPKVRRPRSPKGLTAI, encoded by the coding sequence ATGAAGATTGCCATCCTGTCGCGCAACGCGCGGCTGTATTCCACCCAGCGCCTGGTCGAGGCCGCGCGCAAGCGCAAGCACACCGTCAAGGTGCTCGATCCGCTGCGCTGCTACATGAGCATCGGCCCGCACGCGTTCGCCATCCACTTCAAGGGCAAGCCGTTGGGCCCGCTGGATTGCGTCATCCCGCGCATCGGTGCCTCGAGCACCTTCTACGGCACGGCCGTGCTGCGCCAGCTGGAACTGATGGGCGTGATGACGCCAAATCCCTCCGATGCCGTGCTGCGCGCCCGCGACAAGCTGCGCAGCCTGCAGTTGCTGGCGGCCCGCGGCATCGGCATGCCGGTGACGGCCTTCGGCGATAACCCGGACGACACCTCCGACCTGCTGGCGATGCTTGGCGATCCGCCGCACATCATCAAGCTGAACGAGGGGACCCAGGGCGCCGGCGTGGTGCTGGCCGAAAAGCGCTCCGCCTCGCAGAGCGTCATCGAGGCGTTCCGCGGCCTGTACGCCAACTTCCTGGTCCAGGAATTCATCCGCGAAGCCAACGGCAGCGACCTGCGCTGCTTCGTGGTCGGCAACGAAGTGGTGGCCGCCATGCAGCGTTCGTCCGCGCCGGGCGAATTCCGCGCCAACCTCCACCGCGGTGGCTTGGCCGCCTCGGTCGAGCTGTCCGACGAGGAGCGCCGGGTGGCCATCGAGGCCGCCTCCGCCCTGGGCCTGGAGGTCGCCGGCGTGGACCTGCTGCGCTCGTCGCGCGGCCCCTTGCTGCTGGAAGTGAACGCCTCACCGGGCCTGGAAGGCATCGAGGGCAGCACCGGGGTGGACGTCGCCGGGGCGATCATCGCCCACTGCGAGGCTCGCCTGGCCGCCCGCCCGGCCACGCCCAAGGTCCGCCGGCCCCGGTCCCCCAAGGGGTTAACAGCGATTTAA
- a CDS encoding RimK/LysX family protein translates to MTDVITLGWRERLALPSLGVPVLKAKLDTGARSSSLHVEWLEVDERADGTWLRFQVRTTRRGGVSAPCEARAVGRRSVTDSGGHTTQRWFIEAEIELAGQRFMAEVNLTDRRHMLFPLLLGRTALLGRFSVDPSLSYSQTPRRAVREPQ, encoded by the coding sequence ATGACTGACGTCATCACCCTCGGCTGGCGCGAACGGCTTGCCCTTCCGTCGCTCGGCGTTCCCGTCCTCAAGGCAAAACTCGATACGGGCGCGCGCTCGTCGTCGCTGCATGTCGAATGGCTGGAGGTCGACGAACGCGCCGACGGCACGTGGCTGCGTTTCCAGGTGCGCACGACGCGCCGTGGTGGCGTCTCCGCGCCGTGCGAAGCGCGCGCCGTGGGGCGCCGGTCGGTGACCGACTCCGGCGGGCACACGACCCAGCGCTGGTTCATCGAGGCGGAGATCGAGCTCGCCGGCCAGCGTTTCATGGCCGAGGTGAACCTGACCGATCGCCGGCACATGCTCTTTCCGCTTCTTCTCGGCCGCACCGCGCTTCTTGGCCGGTTTAGCGTCGACCCCTCGCTTTCCTACTCGCAGACGCCGCGCCGCGCCGTCCGGGAACCCCAATGA